The Terriglobales bacterium genome includes the window TTCGGCGCCTCGATGAACTCGCCTTCGATCAATTTCTTTGTTAGCTGACGGGCCAAGTACCCGACATATTCTTTCGAGAAGAGCATGAGTGATCGGAACCACGTACCAAACCGTTTAGTTTAGCATACCGAACTTCGCTACCGGGTGCCTCACAGATTAGCCACTCTCCGTGCGCTTTTTCGTATGTGTAGCACCTTCGCTGCCTTGGCCACCACGTCGCCGGTTGAGTCTACGATCTCCACCCGAAACGTCGGTTCAGCCTTCTCAGCCGATTCCAGCGAACCTCGAATCTCATCAAGTTGCTCCTCGGTTATTCGGAAACTCGCCTTTACCGTCCCTCGTCCCGGACGCTTGAAGTCGATCGTCGCAGATTTGTCCCACACCACGTACCCACCGCCGAGATTCTCAATCAGCATCAGCATGTAGAAGGGATCCACCATCGAATACAGCGACCCGCCGTAGTGCGTCCCCACGTAGTTCCGGTTCCACCAGTGCGACCTCAGTTCCACATCAACTGCCCTCCAATCCGGGTCAAGTCGAGTGACTCGTATTCCCGAACCTAAGAATGGAGGCCACAGGTTCAACCAGCGCCGGATGTGGCGCTTCATAACGATGTGCATGATGCCATCATGGCACCGAACGATTGTTTCCCCAATCCCTGCTCCACCGGCGTTTCCAAGGGGAGTATCATAAGAACACAGTACCCGGGGTGGGACGGAACGCAATGCAGGACGACCTGACTACAGTTCGCGACGATATGACGGCCTTTATCGAAGGCCACGGCATGCAGCGTTACCACGGCTACGTGAACGAAGACGTGCAGTCCGTCATGTGGGACTTCCACGAGAACAATGACACGTGGAAGGACTTCGTTGAACTTGCGAAGCACAGCGGCGCGCCATTCCTAACCATGAATTACGTCACACTTGACCGGGAAGATGTCGATTTTCTCGTCGAGCGCCTTCGCGGTGCGCCCTATGCCAGCGAAGAAGATGTAGAAGAAGCCCGCTGGCTGCGCGCCTACATCGACAAGACCGGGTTCGTCCAACTGGGTTTTCCGTTCCAGGGAACCATGTTCATCTGCGAACTTTCCACCGAGTGGTACGACCGGTACCAGCGGCTGCTCGACATGGCGGAAGATCTCGGCGGCATCACCTACGAAACCGACGATCAGGACGACGAGCACTAACCCCAAACTTTCAGCCTGATGAGTGCCTTCGACACATTTGTGTTTATGGCCGCCGTAATCAGCGGCGCTATCGCCTCCCTGGCTGGCTTTGGTATCGGTAGCGTCCTGACGCCACTGATCGCAGTTCAACTCGGAACTAAACTCGCAGTTGCTGTAGTTTCTTTTCCTCACTTTGCGGCCACTCTTCTTCGATTCCTGATGATTCGTCAGCATCTCGACAGCCGGGTTTTCGTCACGTTTGGCGTCGCCAGTGCCGCCGGAGGCCTGACCGGTGCTTTGCTGAATGCACGTTTCGCGAGCGCAGTTCTCGGATATGTGCTGGCATCCTTGCTTGTGTTTGCCGGAATTTCGGGACTTTTCGGGATAAGTCAACGCATGCGCTTCGAGAAAACAACGGGCATTGTTGCCGGCGCGCTCTCCGGACTTTTCGGCGGACTCGTCGGCAACCAGGGTGGCATTCGTTCCGCCGCCTTGATGGGTTTCAATCTTGAGAAGCAGGCCTTCGTTGCCACGGCAACTGCAGTCGGCCTTGTGGTTGACCTCTTCCGGATGCCTGTGTACATCGGCACCCAATCGACGGAGATCAAAGCACACGCATTCTTGATCGCCGTGGCATCCGCAGGCGTCCTAATCGGAACCATCTTCGGCAAGCGCCTGTTGCAGCGGATCCCCGACCGAACCTTCCGCATCGTGGTCTATCTTCTCGTGCTTGCCCTCGGTGTTTCCATGTTCGTGAACCCTGCGGGAAAGTAAGGAGCTATCTGGCTGCTCCGACCACGTACTCCTCCCATCTCCAGCCCGCCGTCCGAACGCCGCGACAATTTTTCGTAATCCATGTATTGCGTGGCTGTTGATTTAGGCGACGATTGCGTTCCAGGCACCCAACGAATAATGTAGCTGTTGATGCGTTGGGCCCTTCGTAATGCCGATGAAGCCGTTGTCCGGACACTTACCACCGAGCTGAAACTGTCCCCCATTGTGGCAAGGCTACTCGCGGCCCGCGACATCACCGCTCCGGAAAAGGCGCAGAAATTCCTTCTGCCTATCCTCTCGGATTTGCACTCGCCTTACCTGATGCTCGGCATGAAAACCGCCGTCGAACGCTTGCAGAGTGCCATCGAAAACCGCGAGCCAGTCCTGATCTATGGGGACTACGACGTGGATGGGACGACTGCCGTCGTCATCCTCAAGACGACAATCGAAATCCTCGGCGGAATTACGCACTTTCATGTGCCTCATCGCATCCGCGACGGCTACGGCATGAAAGAAGACGTCATCGAACGCGCCGCCGCCGAAGGTGTCAGGCTCATTATTTCCGTCGACACCGGCATTCGAGCTTTCGCTGCCGCTGAAACTGCCCGGCGTGTTGGCGTTGATCTGATCGTTACCGATCACCATCTTCCAGAAACGCATGAAGGCGTTCCGCATGCCCTCGCTGTCCTTAACCCGAATCAACCGGGATGTGAATATCCGTGCAAGGAACTCTGCGGTGCTGGCGTCGCGTTCAAGGTTGCGCAGGCCCTGCTGGAGGCTGCCGGACGCGACCGTCTTCTCCCGTCGTTTATCAAGTTGGTGGCAATCGCCACCATCGCCGATGCGGTTCCGCTGATCGGCGAGAACCGCATTCTCGCCAAGATCGGTCTCAAAGGACTTCAGGATCCGCGCAACATCGGACTGAAGACAATTCTCGAGATAGCTGGTGTCGACATCTCCCGGCCGGTTGGAACCGGCGAAATCGCCTTCCGCGTCGCACCCCGTCTCAACGCCGCCGGACGAATGGATGTCGCAGAAGATGTCATTAAGCTCTTCAGTGTGAAGGACCCAGCAGAGGCTCGCGCTATCGCGCAGAAGTTGCATGACCTCAACGGCGACCGGCAGGCCGAAGAAGCTCGGATTCTCGAGGAGATTCACGCCGCTCTCGCCGCGAATCCCGAAATGCGCGACGCCTATTGCATTGTCGTCGACGGTGATGGATGGCATCGTGGCGTAATCGGGATCACGGCAACGCGAGTTGTCGAAAGATATTGCCGTCCTGCCATCGTTCTTTCCCGCGATGGCGAAGACGCCCACGGCTCAGGTCGCTCGATTCGCGGCTTCCATTTGCTCGACGCTCTCGAATCGTGCCGCGAAGTGTTTACCCGCTTCGGGGGACACGCCCACGCCGTCGGCCTTGGCCTGCCCTGCGAACGCATCGCGGAACTCCGCAGTCGTCTCGATGCCTATGCTCGTGGACGGCTCACGCCCGAAGACTTCATTCCTGTGCTCGATTACGACGCTGACGTAAATCTCAACGAAGTCTCCGAAACTCTGTACGACTCGATCCAGCAACTTCAGCCATTCGGCATGGGGAATCCCGAGCCGGTTTTCGGAGCGCATGGCATCAATGTTGTGGTTCCGCCGAAGGTTTTAAAAGAGAAGCACCTGAAGCTCAGGCTTGCTCAGCAGAATGGAGGCGGCCGCCAGAAGTCCTGGCAGGCGATGGCTTGGAGGATGGCGGAAAGATTGGCGACAGACCCTATCGTTGTCGGGGACTCAATCGATATCGCCTTCACGCTCGAGCACAACGATCATCCGGATTTTGGCGGACTCGAATTTCGGCTTTGCGACTTCCGCCGGACCGCCGTCGCCACCGCTCAATAACCGCTACGCGGCAGCCTGGATCCGCCGCATCAGGTCCATCTGTTCGTCTTTGTTTTCCGCGCCGATCGTGAACGCGTCCAGCAGTCCAAGACTGAGCGCGTACTTGATGGCTTCATCCTGACGCTTTCGCAGTGCACCGGCGCCCAGGATTTTCATCCCCACCAGAGCCTTGCCATTCTTTTTGAATTCGCGCATCACGCTGACTACCGTGTCCGGGTCGGCGTCCATCTGCGCGCCAGCCGGATTGATGCGCACCAGATCGAGGTCAACCCACTCCGATCTTGCCGCTGTGCGTAGCGCTGCAATCGAGTGGCAGGATACCCCATGCGCCCGAATAATGCCCTTCTGCTTTGCCTCGGAGAGCACATCCATGATGCCGCGATAGCGAGTCGTCCAGTCGCCGTCGGTGACGAGGTGGATCAGCATCACGTCGATGTAGTCCGTCCCCAGCTCCCGCCGGAACCGGTCCAGGTCGGCGCGCATGCCTTTCGGGTCGCGTGACATCGATTTGGTCAGCACCGTCACCTTGTCGCGCTTCACGTGCTTCAGGGTCTCGGCTACTCCCGGGTGGCTGCCGTAGGCGTCGGCGGTATCGAAGAAGCGAAGCCCGTTCTCGTAGCCGTTCAGCAACAATCGTGAGAGAGTCTGCACGCCCTGGTCGGTCTGGTGCGAGTGATTGCCAAACCCGAAGGTTCCGGTTCCCATGGCCAGGCGGCTGGTCTGGATGCCGGTTTTGCCGAGCGTGACCGTGTCGGATCCGTTGAACCTGCTGGGCAGGGACATTGCTTTGGAGGCGAGAAACGTGGCGGCAACAGCCTTTGCAGAGTGGGCGAGGAATTCACGACGTCGCATGTCTTCTCCCGGGTCCGACCAGTATAAGCCGCATTCAGAGCGCACTTGGCCCGGACGAGTAGTTAGACGGGACGAACTTCGCCTGGTCAACTTGCCCGGCATGTCGGGTTGCCCAGCAGATTCCAGCAGGTGCGGCCAACTCCATGGAGGGGACCGTAGCTCAAACCTCGTAACACGGTTGTTTAGGAGCGAGGCATGAGTATCTTCACCATTCTGTTCATCGTTCTGCTGATCGCCTGGATTCTGGGATGGGGCGTGTTCCACGTTGCCAGCGGGCTTATTCACCTGCTGATCATCGCGGCCGTCGTGTTCCTGATCCTGCACTTCGTGCGCGGCGCCAGTAGGGCGGTCTAGCGAATCACGTCAGGCCGATACAGAAGAGGGAAGAACTGTCCCTCGAGGTTTTGGCCCTTGGGGATCGCCGGCACGCCTTCGAGCAAGGGCTCGTCGGAGTCGGAGCGAACCCCATCGAGCACGACGTTAATGACTGCGGCACGGCGCGGACGGTCGGTACTGTTCGCGCCGGACCCGTGCATCGTTCGTGCGTGATGGAACGAGCTGTGTCCCTTCTTTAGCTCGGCGCAGACCGGGTTGAACTTCTCCCGAATCTCCTCGGGAAGTACCTGCTTAATCGCATCAAGTTCGCCGGTTAGAACCGGCTTGGGCAAGTCAGGCCATTCGTGACTTCCGGGAACATACTGCACGCAGCCGTTGTCGGGCGTCGAGTCGTCGAGGCCAATCCAGCAGGTGAGGTGCGCGAGCGGCCTGGTGCGCGTCCAGTAGGAATAGTCCTGATGCCAGGCGACAACGCCGCCGTGATGTGGCGGCTTTACGAATAGCTGGTCGTGCCAGAAGCGAACTGCGCCTCCGAGCAGTTGCGACGCGGGAACCAGGAACGCCGGATTCCAGAGCAGGTCGTGGAACGCGGGGCCGACGCGCCATGCG containing:
- a CDS encoding phytanoyl-CoA dioxygenase family protein, which codes for MQDLSLYHRPITSLFPQPATADAWQQYRLADEQVRSFRENGFLTGVRMLTDEQIEALRSELALMMDPTSPRELFYEYHSNESADPDRILFHALGAWRVGPAFHDLLWNPAFLVPASQLLGGAVRFWHDQLFVKPPHHGGVVAWHQDYSYWTRTRPLAHLTCWIGLDDSTPDNGCVQYVPGSHEWPDLPKPVLTGELDAIKQVLPEEIREKFNPVCAELKKGHSSFHHARTMHGSGANSTDRPRRAAVINVVLDGVRSDSDEPLLEGVPAIPKGQNLEGQFFPLLYRPDVIR
- the recJ gene encoding single-stranded-DNA-specific exonuclease RecJ is translated as MRWALRNADEAVVRTLTTELKLSPIVARLLAARDITAPEKAQKFLLPILSDLHSPYLMLGMKTAVERLQSAIENREPVLIYGDYDVDGTTAVVILKTTIEILGGITHFHVPHRIRDGYGMKEDVIERAAAEGVRLIISVDTGIRAFAAAETARRVGVDLIVTDHHLPETHEGVPHALAVLNPNQPGCEYPCKELCGAGVAFKVAQALLEAAGRDRLLPSFIKLVAIATIADAVPLIGENRILAKIGLKGLQDPRNIGLKTILEIAGVDISRPVGTGEIAFRVAPRLNAAGRMDVAEDVIKLFSVKDPAEARAIAQKLHDLNGDRQAEEARILEEIHAALAANPEMRDAYCIVVDGDGWHRGVIGITATRVVERYCRPAIVLSRDGEDAHGSGRSIRGFHLLDALESCREVFTRFGGHAHAVGLGLPCERIAELRSRLDAYARGRLTPEDFIPVLDYDADVNLNEVSETLYDSIQQLQPFGMGNPEPVFGAHGINVVVPPKVLKEKHLKLRLAQQNGGGRQKSWQAMAWRMAERLATDPIVVGDSIDIAFTLEHNDHPDFGGLEFRLCDFRRTAVATAQ
- a CDS encoding DUF4442 domain-containing protein, which produces MHIVMKRHIRRWLNLWPPFLGSGIRVTRLDPDWRAVDVELRSHWWNRNYVGTHYGGSLYSMVDPFYMLMLIENLGGGYVVWDKSATIDFKRPGRGTVKASFRITEEQLDEIRGSLESAEKAEPTFRVEIVDSTGDVVAKAAKVLHIRKSARRVANL
- a CDS encoding lmo0937 family membrane protein; this encodes MSIFTILFIVLLIAWILGWGVFHVASGLIHLLIIAAVVFLILHFVRGASRAV
- a CDS encoding sulfite exporter TauE/SafE family protein: MSAFDTFVFMAAVISGAIASLAGFGIGSVLTPLIAVQLGTKLAVAVVSFPHFAATLLRFLMIRQHLDSRVFVTFGVASAAGGLTGALLNARFASAVLGYVLASLLVFAGISGLFGISQRMRFEKTTGIVAGALSGLFGGLVGNQGGIRSAALMGFNLEKQAFVATATAVGLVVDLFRMPVYIGTQSTEIKAHAFLIAVASAGVLIGTIFGKRLLQRIPDRTFRIVVYLLVLALGVSMFVNPAGK
- a CDS encoding aldo/keto reductase — protein: MRRREFLAHSAKAVAATFLASKAMSLPSRFNGSDTVTLGKTGIQTSRLAMGTGTFGFGNHSHQTDQGVQTLSRLLLNGYENGLRFFDTADAYGSHPGVAETLKHVKRDKVTVLTKSMSRDPKGMRADLDRFRRELGTDYIDVMLIHLVTDGDWTTRYRGIMDVLSEAKQKGIIRAHGVSCHSIAALRTAARSEWVDLDLVRINPAGAQMDADPDTVVSVMREFKKNGKALVGMKILGAGALRKRQDEAIKYALSLGLLDAFTIGAENKDEQMDLMRRIQAAA